TGTCCTGGATTAAAAACACTAAGATAATCAGCGATAATGAGGATATCAGGACTGATGTAGGCCATCCATCCAGGTATTCGATAACGACGGCTTCTGGGGATCGAAACTCCTACGATTTAATAATCAATCCATCAACAATTTTCTACGCTGAAGTAGACAAGGGTGAGTACAAATGTGCAGTGTTGGAAGACGGAAATGAAGATAGAAACATTGCAGAATCTCGTACAGCTGTGGTACAGATTTATGTCACTCCAAGGATAGATCATCCACTATGTTTGCTTAATGGTACGGAAATTTCATCTTTGGCAAACTGGACATTGACTGAAGGCCAAAGAGCAACGTTGTCTTGTAAATCGGACAGAGGGTTTCCTGGCGTAGAGTTCAAATGGCGCCGTAACAACGAGACTCTATCCGGCACACTCGATCGACACGATTGGATTGGACTTACTGTGTATAATGAGTATGAATGGACTGCCCTAAGGAATGACACGGGGGTACAATTTCAATGTCAACTGCAACATCCTAGCTTTTCAGTTGAAGGCTACAGCAGAAGTAATACGTCTTGTATGATGGGCCCGTTTGAAGTTCACCTCAAGCCAGATGTGAGTATTGAACCTGAGTACGTTGAAATACACAATGAAAACGATACCGTGACACTAGTCTGCAATGCTAGTGGAAATCCACAACCGACCAAGATACATTGGGAATACGATGGTGACGTTGTCAGCAATTTCTCTGACAATTTTCTGTTGATTGATGATGGAAACTCGCTTACAGTAATAGGATTCGAAGACAGCGACAGGGGTTATCATGACGTCACATGCATTGTAGAAAACTCCGTTGGGATTGGCATTGCAACGAGCAAAGTGAATGTGGTCATACCGAGAGATTTCACAAGTTCTTCGATACTTGACAGTCCGAGTTCAGTAACAACGATAAAAGGTGAAGATACAGATCTGCCAGATGATAGAGGACCACCGGGCAAAAGTGTGAGATCAAATACAGTCACTATAATTATTTCTGTTGTAGTCTCCGCTGTAATCAttgtcattgttattgttgtaatTGTTTGTCTAGTGAGAGCTCGGCGAAAGGAAGACAAAAGGAAAGGAACTTGATAACCATAATGCTGCAGATGCCATCATAACAACTGATACAAAGAGCAATGCTTCTGCCAATTCAAACCTACAGTTCAGTGGGGAGCGAACTGCAGGTGATGGAACGGAGCTAGCAGCGAGAAGTCCATATGAAGGCATCGGGGAAAATACTGTTGGAAAGAACGTTGTAAATGTAGAAGAAGGCATCGGTCAAAAAGACGCACAAGCTCCACAGACCCAACAGAGTTCAGATGCGACGGATATCGCCAGCATCAAGAACGTAACAAAGACAAAGCATGATCATCATGAGGAAGAAACGAGAAAATCATCAGAATTTGAGGAACTGAAACCAGACAAACGAAGTAATGACAATTTTCCGGGAGGTACAATCTCAAACGATGTCCATGAAGTCCCTCGTAAAAGAAACGACAAGTACGACGAATCCTTTGTCAGCCATCCCATAGGACCACAATCAGACACGAACTCACCAAAGATGACTTCAGAAGGCGTACAGTACGCCGAGTTGGATCTCGCGCCGGGGCGACGAAAACAGCCACCGAAGAAAGAAGAGCCTGTCATCTATGCACAAATACAACGTAATAAAGTTAAGACAAATATTATAGAGTAATCTTCCCGAATACATTATTTTAAATTCTGAGTCTACAAAACTTGATgaaaataatctgagaattgataATTATGAGCGACAATTGAGACAGCTAAAGTAGTACCAATTAACctcattttccaaaattttgtaaCGTATCCGGAAAGATTTTAGTTTAAATTGCAGGCCGACGATATCAACATGGCAGTGCTTTGCAGTGCGATCAGCTCACTGAAGGTATTTTGATCTCATTCTGTTTGCAAACATTTCGTCGAACGTCGAACGTCCGATTATATAACGTAAGATAGGCCTCAAACCAAACTTTCAATTATCGTTTAATGTCTTAGAAAGTTTCGTTACAAAATTCCCCATACCTTAAGCGTTTTCCTTCATTGTTGTCAAATGAGCTATGCGAAAGCTACATTAAGACATGGCGCCCAACCAGATAATAACACATACTCGCTAGTTATTTTGGTTAAGATCGAAACTAAATCGTAAAAACGTCCATCAATCGCCGCCGTCCAAAATAACACTGAAAAGTAATTCTCGAACTGAATTTACCCAGGGACTCATCATATAGGAAGGATTCACGTATACTGATCTCATGTTTActtttgaagagaaaattatgGCGAGTTTTAATGTACAATATAGCTGCAAATTAGGGTACCATAAACTGAGTGTGTCCCTTTAAAACGTCTTGCAACTTATGACGATGTACGAAATATGTGACTTTTTTCACGCAAAGGAAGACTTTTCtgaatttgttcattttaaacgtaaataatgattttttgaaacaaataatGATATGTTTTAAGTAACCTTCATGTTCACAAGTTGAGAGTTtacataatatcaatattaaaaGTTCAACTAGCGtgacaaacaaattttattatatttagaCTATAGCTCAGCTGTGTTCTCCTGTCCTCTCAAAAAATATCCGGAATAACTTATGAAAATATATTGTAtgatatttgtttcaaattacatTCAAATTAATGCGAGATGTCATGTATATCAGGATTGTAATTTCTAGTACTTCATAGATGTGTAGAAATGCCATGATACTTGTGACCCAATTCTTTCCATTGTATCCAAGTTTTTTACAATCTTTATTTAGATGTATATaactatttatgcaaatgtgtaatGCTCTGAAtctttaacattttcatttttacgcTGCTCACTTTATCGACTTTTATACTCACTCAACGGTTTGATTACAACAATATTAGTCATAACGTATTTTGGTAGAGAGAAGATGAATTCACAGGTATTATAGCAGAGCCAGGACCACCTTTTTGTACAAACTCATGAGCTTCCATTGACAAAAGAACGTAATGTGTTTATTACGAATTATCATAACCCAAGGAACCATGTACCACCTTTCTCTGTACAATGTATCCCTTGTTGAACTGTATCTGTTGCCCTTTGAAcccgaaaaatatattttatgtggGAATTCATATTCCCTCTGAGTAAAACAAAGCATACCAACAAAGTCAAGAGATTGACAAAAAAGAATTAGTAACCACAGCAAGGTTAAGGGAACGACCCTGACGTTGTTTCACTTTGATATCTGCCGAAGGTAAAGTTAAAGAAACTCATCCTGAAATTCAACACGGCTGGTCGACAAAGCACTAATACGCCTTTCACCTAAAACTCTATAAAAACTAATTTGTTTACTTGCGAATAGCTGTAAATCAATTCCAAATTAGCTTTATAGAAATTAGCTCATACATTGAGTAAAATGTTCATGAGAAGTTCGTAATCTCGTACAGTAATGACATCATTGTAACCTGACACATATGTGTTCAACGTTGATGACGTCattggaaaagaaaaaaataacgtGATACAACAACGATCTATTCCCCATGAGAGAAGTTTATTGTTTTTTCCGTTTATTATTGTCATAtcgaaagttttactttttacCATTAAACTAGAATCGTAAATATCTTGTTgaactttttaaaataaatattcaagaGAGCTACAATTATTCGAcccatacatgtactgtaacaAAATCAAACGATATTAACcgaattttcctaattttacGTGAACCTTTGGCAGAGAGAGAATAAAGTCCGAGGCCAGCCATATGGCGACATGACTAGCTAACAGCCAGTCATTTGATGAAGTTGTAAACAGTCTGGCGATTAACTTTGCCGATACCGTAGTCACTGTTAACTGAACCTGCTACAAAGGgctgtaaatgagagtttactaTTGGCAGCCCGCGCTAGAGATTGAGATAGCATTACCATGTATAACACAAGTCCACATGCAATTGTCGTGTCAGGACGACTTATTGATCCTACCTGCTCAATAATCAAGGGAAAAGAAACTGGTTTCATAGTAACTTAGAGACCATAGTCTGAagaccaaaattatttttccattgttcttgtgtgtatatatatatctatatatatatatatatatatatatatatattatatatatatatatatatatatatatatatatatatatatatataatatatatatataccgggaAATTATCCGCGCAGTTTTATTTTCGCGCAATTTCGCGCTCGGTAACAAGCGCGAAATTAAAACTGCGCGGATGAATTGCCACATGCGACAATACTGAGTACTTCCGTATTGTGTACGtaaattaggccaaagtaagtaaattctttgttttgcgtccactctaaatgggaaaaggtacgcgtctaagcggctgaaaaaaacacacacaagaaaattaacacaatgtaatttgattgcagcaaatgaaaaattgtaacaaaattttagttcagaaaagctaagcggccatgtcctaaaatttcctattcaaatacactgtgtgtgttttttatgaaaaccttaaaaacctaagcgggttgggacgcaaaacaaagaatttaattactttggccttactgaTTGTAAAACACGCAACCACACACACGTTACGAGATGGGACGCAACATTGTATTTTATAACATGTTCTTACTGAGCAATCATGCCTCTTCCTTTCATGCATTAGTTTTACATCATCGTAAGGTACTGGTGAATTATGTTACCCTTTCCTTTTAGAACTTCAATTACCAGAGTACTAGAACTAGTATTACTGTCTTTCATTCTTTATCTTTTTATCGACATTGACTACATCATCAAGACTACACACTGACGCACAGACGTTCTCACAACGTAACGAAATAAAACTGCCACAACTACTGTCTCTGTAAATGTACTTGTATttattgtaaatgtaaattGAGAGCGCAGTTGTACATTCTTATTGCTGAAATTACAGAATACTTCTATGAAAAAATGaatcatttgaataaaaaagaaattggTTGAAAATACTGCAGGTAAATTTGAATTCGTCCGGTAGTATTGCActtcgtcaatttgttttctaaAAGTCCATCGTCCTACTCGCGATCGCGCAAATCTCGCAAACGGTCAGTGATGCCAGCATCGCGAAAACCACCTAAACACAGCTCGGGACGGGTGCTCAGAGAGTCAACAGCATTAACTAACCACTTGGCATGCAGTGGCTTGAGTTCAGAAAGACGCAAATCCACCTTCATGTCAGAAACCGGGACATCATCGCTGAGCTGCTCGAGTACTTTGTCGGTGTACCAGGACTGGAAATTGCTTCTTAAAACATCCTTGAACGGCTTGTTGACGGCGAGATCGAGTGGTTGCAGCTGATCTGTACAACAGGCTGGTACAAACACTGTAGCGATGTTGTTCTCGTGCAGTTCTTGAGGAGGTCGTCTGGTCGATGTACTTTGAAGACGTCGAAGATCGCGAGAGCTTTCTGGTCGGCCGGTAACCCTAGTCGTTGGCGCGTTGATGTGACGAATGGGATGATGACCTTGTCGACGTAGCGATGCATAGTTTCGGTGTTAGACCAGTGGTTGGGTGAGTGGAACACATCCCAGTCCGCTGGAAACGTGTAGCGGGGATGGCATTGGTCTGTCTTCCCTTGGTAGACGAGCTGAGGTGGTAGAACTTGACTGGCCAGTGAAACAGCAAGGATGACGGTAATCTGTCTCTTATCGTCGAGGCCCGTAATCTGCACTTGCTCACTTCCGCGTAGATCCATTGTCCAGCTTCCGGATGGGACGATTGAAACACCCGTCTGATCCCAGTTGAAAATGAGGTTGTCGGGAATGCGATGTTCGGTGACTGCTGTTTCGATCTTCTGCAGATACTCTTCTTTTACTGTTGCAAAGTCTTGTACAGGCTTCTTGGCTGCCTTCGTCCCCTTTCTTTTCGTGTAGTTCATTCTTTTCAGAATCGACTCGcccatgtttttgaaagttcGTAGTTGCCTCCAAATTCTGCTAGTTGTGTGCGGTCTTTTTTGATGACGATGGCCTTAACGCTCGCTAGCACGATCGGTATGTTGACAACACCACCAGACATACGAATTGCACGGACCACTTCTTGTACTTGTGAGTCCAGGTCTCGACCGAGAAGCAAAGGACGACCTCGTTGTTTCGTTGGAAGAGTTGCGGGAATCGATCGTTCGGCACGAACTTGTTTTTGGTAAAGTCGGCATCGTTAATACACTCCCCACTtttgtcaaagacacatctcATGCCATCAAGATCTTCAACAGCTTTAAGTTTACGGGTACCCATAGATATATATTCACACTTGATGTTAAGGCCCTCTATACTTCCATCCCTCATAAGGATGGTCTCCAGGCCCTTGCATATTTTCTTGACCGACGCGACGTTATGGATCCACCCACAAACGTTTTAATTCGCTTAGCTGAATTAGTATTAACTTTAAATTGCTTCACCTTTAATAGTGAATTCTACACACAAGTTCGCGGTGTTGCCATGGGTACACGCATGGGACCTTCTTACGCTTGTTTATTCGTTGGTTACATCGAAAAACAGATAATACAAACATATACCGGTCACATTCCCGAGCTCTTTAAACGGTATATTGATGACTGCTTTGTGCAGCATCTTGTTCACGCACAGAATTagataattttattgatttcgtTTCACATTTTCACCCCGCACTGGAATTTActtccactatttcagacatATCAGttgcatttcttgacatatcagtttATATCAATGAGGACTCGCTGTCTACCTCCATACATTATAAATCCACAGACTCTCATGCATATGTTCTATACAGCTCAGCTCACCCCCGTCGGTGCAAGGAATCCattccattttcacagtttctaCGCGCTCGGCGCATTTGCTCTGACCAAAAGGATTTTGAGCAGCAGCTTGACACTATTAGCACTTGGTTCTCGGCTCGGGGTTATCCCCGCTCTGTAGTGGACAAAGCCAAAGAGCGCGTTGAACCATTAACGCAGGAGGACGCGTTAAAGTCAACTACCCGTTCTCAATGCGATCGCATTCCTCTTGTATTAACATACCATCCTTTTAATCATAGAATCCGTAAAATCATCTTTGAGGAGTTTTCCATCTTAACCAACTCCCCAAcacacagaatattttttccGTACCTCCCATCATGGCATTTCGACGTGACACGAACATCAAAGACCGGCTGGTGCGTTCCAGTTTACCTAATCACGATTGTGCTACTGGTACATCATCATGTGGCCGTCGAGTATGTAACACCTGCCCACATACTTTTACAACCAACTTCATTCAGGGCCCGCGTGGTAGAGTCAATGTTTCCGGCGTGTTCACATGCACGTCGGCTAATATTATCTATTGTATCAAATGCAGACGCTGCAGCATGCTATATATTggcgaaacaaagcgtcgctAGGCGATCGCTTTGCTGAACATCTTCGCACTGTGACCGACAACAAGCTCGCATATCCGGTGGCCAAGCATTTTGTACACACCCCACCGCGGTCGGTCCGACATGGCAGTGTCTGCTATAATCTCCACCACAGACTCTACCCGCcataaactcgaacaggccactatttttaaactcggtactctggcaccagccggtatgaatgcatattttaacgcgtttgatcgttcccttgtttgattggctgtttttctttcttgtgttttcacgtttctctagcgagtttttagtactgacgaagggttgcacccgaaacgtctgcgctttttattctctgctttgcaagtgttttatctcccgctggtcggttagtattttactgtatttgttttaactttgctctttattttaacgagtactgtatttcccgcttgtcggccaattttttacttgtttttggTAGGCGGCTTTCATCCCCCTGACGGTGCTTTCGTTCAGTGATTTGTTGAGTTGTTTGGAGAAGTGACGTGCTGCGACCATAACACCATTTTCTGTTGCGTATTTGCCAATTTTACACCGGATCTCAGACGAGTATTGCTGATAGGACCCACGCTTTCGTTTCGTAGAACCGTTGCTTGTTTTGATAAGACatgcgtcaatgttttcgttgACCTCTTCAACGATTTCAGCAAAAGACTCTGGCACTGCGATGGTGAAATTAAACAAGGACGTGGAGCAGCCGTTGAGCCATCAGATTTCTTCAAGTAGCGAAACATTGCCATGATGATTTGTAGAACTGCTTTGTTTTAGCAAGTAATCAGTGACAAACTCTAGTACACAACTGGCGATTTCACCGTATTGCAGCTCAATTTATCCACATTTTTTGTATTAATTACCATCAAGAAGGTAACACATTGACACTTGTGCTTTTGGAAATGCACTTACGTATTACACTTGATGGCTGCTTTTTCTTTGACTACGGGCCGACTTTTGTTTCATGTGATCTAGTGAGTTGTCTAAATTGCAAAACTTAACGCCTTCACATGTCAGAAATCGCCGCTCTTAAATTCATTGGCTATTGATGAAATAGAGATGCGAGCGGTACTTCGTGTGTGATTACTAGTtgattgacattttttttaccgctttcaGTTCTGaccatagactttaaaaacgtTTTTTAAGGTCTATGTTCGACGAAGCACGCATGTAGCTTTCACTGCTTGATAGAATCGGTGATCGGATCATGATTGACAGAGTTACTGTCCAATTTACGTCTCGTCGATTAATGAAATCCATAATAGTGTCGTctgaaatacggctagttttcaatcgggttcgaaaccacaacatacggcatcagtcgcctggcggagaggccacagagagtaCCGCTTGTCTGAAATATCGTTTACATTGAACCAAGCAAAGATGCAATTCTTGTAAATTTTTAGATTCAATCCTCACTGACCCACACTACTAGTAGTTCAACTCCACAAAATGTTTATGATTGATTCAACAACACCTGTACTTGCGTGACTTTCATACGATGACTCCGACGTTATCACAGTGTAAACTCGCTGACCTCTTGACATTGAGGGAAAAAGAACGCAACTCGACATGGttgtattttgattttatttacaGTACTAGTGAAATGATCTAATCATTGCTATGTGACATCAGTAATAGCAATTAGAAACTGCTCTATTGAGCTCATTCCGAAAAGATCGGAAAACAGACAGTGACAGTAACTTCATTTTTTAGTCGACATGTAGCGATATGTGAACAAAAGGGcgtgtactgcggcattttgtaatatgacgcattttgtaacaacttacgcaaaatgtaataagggtatcagcattttgtaataaaatggtctacgcattttgtaataagggtatcagcattttgtaataaaatattgtttacgcgatttgtaataagggtatcagcgttttgtaataaaacgcgttt
This genomic window from Ptychodera flava strain L36383 chromosome 10, AS_Pfla_20210202, whole genome shotgun sequence contains:
- the LOC139141543 gene encoding uncharacterized protein — protein: MGESILKRMNYTKRKGTKAAKKPVQDFATVKEEYLQKIETAVTEHRIPDNLIFNWDQTGVSIVPSGSWTMDLRGSEQVQITGLDDKRQITVILAVSLASQVLPPQLVYQGKTDQCHPRYTFPADWDVFHSPNHWSNTETMHRYVDKVIIPFVTSTRQRLGLPADQKALAIFDVFKVHRPDDLLKNCTRTTSLQCLYQPVVQISCNHSISPSTSRSRMF